Proteins co-encoded in one Leptodactylus fuscus isolate aLepFus1 chromosome 4, aLepFus1.hap2, whole genome shotgun sequence genomic window:
- the LOC142200188 gene encoding E3 ubiquitin-protein ligase RNF31-like codes for MEELHVDVEDRECPICCEQFPYSKFVNMTHCKCSFCEMCFIHHFSAVIKEKSIIHVVCPICKKPDLEKEGNSEESREFFNLLDTQIHHYLDSATHELFQRKLRDKALMEMPNFSWCSHCPFGILHERDTLEMECPSCNKSTCFNCKEQWEDMHEILSCEEFKRVKMQCQEEKLYDYLAKNGIECPSCKYRFDLWKGGCLHFKCTQCQHDFCGGCRKAFFQGSECGFSEDCHGKGLHAHHTRDCFYHLRDWEVDRLQKLLQHNGIQYSDTKKEPPGLNERSSIVWIPTVKAHMDKAEKKDETTSNDTEDKEYFVKLINANNLDPVDLYTETEMKVELQRWKLTIPENCGGDRSEAYLQKLQMKIRQEIPLLVK; via the exons GTCGATGTGGAAGATCGAGAATGTCCGATCTGCTGCGAGCAATTCCCATATTCAAAG TTTGTGAACATGACACACTGTAAGTGTTCCTTCTGTGAAATGTGCTTTATTCACCATTTCTCCGCGGTGATCAAAGAGAAAAGTATCATCCATGTTGTGTGCCCAATCTGCAAAAAACCTGATCTGGAGAAGGAAGGCAACTCCGAGGAATCCAGAGAGTTTTTTAATTTGCTGGACACACAG ATCCATCACTATCTTGACTCAGCAACACATGAGTTGTTTCAGCGTAAATTGAGAGACAAAGCACTAATGGAGATGCCCAATTTCAGCTGGTGCAGTCAT TGTCCATTTGGCATTTTGCAtgaaagagacactttagaaatgGAGTGTCCAAGCTGTAATAAGAGCACTTGCTTCAACTGCAAAGAACAA TGGGAAGACATGCATGAAATATTGAGTTGTGAAGAGTTCAAGAGGGTGAAGATGCAATGTCAAGAAGAGAAACTGTATGATTATCTTGCCAAGAATGGAATTG AATGTCCATCCTGCAAATATCGGTTTGACTTATGGAAAGGCGGATGCTTGCACTTTAAGTGCACACAGTGTCAGCATGACTTCTGTGGAGGATGCAGAAAAGCATTTTTTCAAGGATCT GAATGTGGCTTCTCTGAGGACTGTCATGGGAAGGGCTTGCACGCTCATCACACTCGTGATTGTTTCTATCACTTAAGAGACTGGGAAGTAGACAGACTGCAGAAGCTTCTTCAG cacaatggaatacaATACAGTGATACCAAAAAAGAGCCGCCAGGACTAAATGAAC GTTCCTCTATAGTATGGATACCTACAGTTAAGGCGCACATggataaagcagaaaaaaaagatgagacAACCTCCAATGA TACAGAAGACAAGGAATATTTTGTCAAACTAATAAATGCCAATAACCTGGATCCAGTTGATCTATATACAGAAACAGAGATGAAAGTAGAGTTGCAGCGATGGAAGTTAACCATTCCAGAAAACTGTGGCGGGGATAGATCGGAAGCCTATCTACAGAAACTACAAATG aaaaTAAGGCAAGAAATTCCCCTCCTGGTGAAATAA